Proteins encoded within one genomic window of Lysinibacillus louembei:
- a CDS encoding flagellar hook-basal body complex protein, whose translation MLRSMYSGISGLRNFQTKLDVIGNNIANVNTHGFKKGRVIFKDLMSQTQAGASGPSMGAGGVNAKQIGLGSTLATIDTIHGTGSRQNTGRVLDVAMEGEGFFVVGKLAGDDVDETLIEGFTGTAYTRAGNFYMDREGFLVNSNGDYVIGWMQEDGDLPDGITDGMVNPDGAIITHSPLQGDDAVEISELKWAEDALQREDVAGGRILIPTDAQEISIGEDGTVTYVSADGILTFAGQIMVAKFPNAEGLTKMGNNYFQVSANSGETQFGAGSSFGIGKTVSGGLEMSNVDLSEEFTEMIVAQRGFQANTRIITTSDEILQELVNLKR comes from the coding sequence ATGTTACGTTCAATGTACTCGGGTATTTCAGGTTTAAGAAACTTCCAAACTAAATTGGATGTTATCGGTAACAACATCGCTAACGTAAATACACATGGCTTTAAAAAAGGTCGTGTTATTTTTAAAGATTTAATGTCTCAAACACAAGCAGGTGCTTCAGGTCCTTCAATGGGCGCTGGTGGTGTGAACGCAAAACAAATAGGTTTAGGTTCAACACTGGCGACAATCGATACAATTCATGGTACGGGTTCTCGTCAAAATACAGGTCGTGTACTTGATGTAGCTATGGAAGGTGAAGGGTTCTTTGTAGTTGGTAAACTAGCAGGGGATGATGTAGATGAAACTTTAATTGAAGGATTTACAGGTACAGCATATACTCGTGCAGGTAACTTCTACATGGACCGAGAGGGTTTCCTTGTAAACAGTAATGGCGATTATGTAATTGGTTGGATGCAAGAAGATGGCGATTTGCCAGATGGTATTACAGATGGAATGGTAAATCCAGATGGTGCAATTATTACACATTCTCCTTTACAAGGTGATGATGCAGTTGAAATTTCCGAATTAAAATGGGCTGAAGATGCATTGCAAAGAGAAGATGTTGCAGGTGGACGTATTTTAATCCCTACAGATGCACAGGAAATTTCAATTGGGGAAGATGGTACAGTAACATATGTAAGTGCTGATGGTATTTTAACATTCGCTGGACAAATAATGGTTGCCAAATTTCCAAATGCTGAAGGATTAACGAAGATGGGAAATAACTATTTCCAAGTGTCAGCTAACTCTGGTGAAACACAGTTTGGCGCCGGGTCTAGCTTTGGTATTGGTAAAACAGTATCAGGTGGTTTAGAAATGTCCAATGTTGACTTATCTGAAGAATTTACAGAGATGATTGTCGCACAGCGTGGTTTCCAAGCGAATACGCGTATTATTACGACATCGGATGAGATTTTACAAGAGCTAGTAAACTTGAAGCGTTAA
- a CDS encoding TIGR02530 family flagellar biosynthesis protein, whose product MNSIQRIPYHPPLQPTKQVKQATSTSFIEQLQAAVGKQHLKISKHATERLQERNIMISDEEWQQVTDSVLEAHDKGVRQPLVLMEQAALIVNAKNATVITAMDRLEAKKQIFTNIDGTIIL is encoded by the coding sequence ATGAATTCGATTCAGCGCATTCCATATCATCCACCATTGCAGCCGACAAAGCAAGTTAAGCAAGCAACATCGACATCTTTTATCGAGCAATTGCAAGCCGCAGTTGGTAAGCAACATTTAAAAATAAGTAAACATGCAACAGAGCGTTTACAAGAAAGAAATATTATGATTTCTGATGAAGAATGGCAACAAGTGACAGATAGCGTACTTGAGGCACATGACAAAGGTGTTCGCCAACCATTAGTTTTGATGGAACAAGCAGCATTAATAGTCAATGCTAAAAATGCCACAGTAATTACAGCAATGGATCGTTTAGAAGCAAAAAAGCAAATTTTCACGAATATTGATGGCACCATTATATTATAG
- the flgD gene encoding flagellar hook assembly protein FlgD gives MTTTPTTNTASSKVTDDLYYSSYKAPVRETGNSALGKDAFLKLLITQLQNQDPTNPMNDREFIAQMAQFSSLEQMQNMTKAIEVLVESQQQTQLMSYTTFIGKEVKWHELTDKLDETGKPIAVEGAGTIVELKFVDGQPQFILDDGKTISAGNISSITGNGSLSGTGNPFAEASKLIGQTVRYEVDGQAIEALIEAITMKNGSIVYLLNNGTRLTKDQFEVVKESKDESVDKEESTNEGK, from the coding sequence ATGACGACAACGCCAACTACAAATACCGCTTCAAGTAAAGTTACAGACGATCTTTATTACTCAAGCTATAAAGCACCTGTCAGAGAAACTGGAAATAGTGCATTGGGGAAAGATGCCTTTTTAAAGCTGCTAATTACCCAATTGCAAAACCAAGATCCAACAAATCCAATGAATGACCGCGAGTTTATAGCTCAAATGGCTCAATTTTCATCTTTGGAACAGATGCAGAATATGACAAAAGCCATAGAGGTCCTTGTGGAATCACAACAACAAACACAATTAATGTCCTATACTACTTTTATTGGTAAAGAGGTAAAATGGCATGAGTTAACAGATAAATTAGATGAGACGGGCAAGCCAATTGCTGTTGAAGGTGCTGGCACGATTGTTGAATTGAAATTTGTTGATGGTCAACCACAATTCATATTAGATGATGGTAAAACAATTTCAGCAGGGAATATTTCTTCGATTACTGGAAATGGCTCTTTATCTGGTACAGGTAATCCATTTGCAGAGGCGAGTAAATTAATTGGACAAACTGTTCGCTATGAAGTTGATGGGCAAGCAATTGAAGCTTTAATTGAAGCGATTACAATGAAAAACGGCTCTATTGTTTATTTGCTAAATAATGGGACGCGATTAACGAAAGATCAGTTTGAAGTAGTGAAAGAATCAAAAGATGAGTCAGTAGATAAAGAAGAATCTACAAATGAAGGTAAATAA
- a CDS encoding flagellar hook-length control protein FliK encodes MNIAMMQQLAPKVEVPKQAVPAAKNEQLSQEKFGSVFNKILATTNQPATQQNAPAATDLNAVGELVSADSLEEVLEILGIPHDAALLFIEVEGDAIAVEDMMNLEDLAAALSMDKEELVTLIEQLLGEEMPIEDIWALFEQAPNLLAQIMSALQGEHQVPPQQAEKVIAVLKLAEVIATKTDTVYTQEVQLIQVKEAFQQVATQLQQTVQVQQQAPKAAVFQQVPVNKQETDATQPAPITSQQSSAAVKTVTVTLPAERPAQSEALIKEIQNLINRSQLSSTQGTMKLMLKLYPENLGSIRIEIMQKDGMLTARLLATTAAGKELLDSNLQQLKAGLAAQNIQVERLDVSQALQDAERNMRDQSFFNNFFKQQNQEQEAQKDEENDDKKSFSEFLNEEV; translated from the coding sequence ATGAATATCGCAATGATGCAACAACTAGCACCAAAAGTGGAAGTGCCAAAGCAGGCTGTGCCAGCAGCTAAAAATGAACAGCTAAGTCAAGAAAAATTCGGCTCTGTGTTTAACAAAATTTTAGCAACAACAAATCAACCAGCGACACAGCAAAATGCCCCAGCTGCAACAGATTTAAATGCAGTAGGAGAGCTAGTTTCAGCAGATTCGTTAGAGGAAGTATTGGAGATACTGGGCATTCCTCATGATGCAGCATTGTTATTTATTGAAGTTGAAGGTGATGCAATTGCTGTTGAAGACATGATGAATCTCGAGGATTTAGCAGCAGCCTTAAGCATGGACAAAGAGGAGCTTGTAACACTTATTGAGCAGCTACTTGGAGAAGAAATGCCAATTGAGGATATTTGGGCTCTATTTGAGCAAGCCCCAAATTTACTAGCACAAATTATGAGCGCATTGCAAGGTGAGCATCAAGTGCCACCACAGCAAGCTGAAAAAGTAATCGCTGTACTAAAATTAGCTGAAGTTATTGCTACTAAAACAGACACTGTTTATACACAGGAAGTTCAGTTAATACAAGTAAAAGAAGCATTCCAACAAGTTGCTACACAGCTTCAGCAAACTGTACAAGTGCAACAACAAGCACCTAAAGCAGCAGTCTTTCAGCAAGTGCCAGTAAATAAGCAGGAAACAGACGCGACACAGCCAGCACCAATTACATCACAGCAATCATCAGCAGCTGTAAAAACTGTAACAGTGACGTTACCAGCTGAGCGTCCAGCGCAATCAGAGGCATTGATAAAAGAAATACAAAATTTAATTAATCGTAGTCAACTGTCTAGCACACAAGGTACTATGAAGTTAATGTTAAAGCTTTATCCAGAAAATTTGGGCTCTATCCGTATCGAAATTATGCAAAAAGATGGTATGTTAACAGCACGATTACTTGCAACAACTGCAGCAGGGAAAGAATTGCTTGATTCAAACTTACAGCAATTAAAAGCAGGGCTTGCTGCTCAAAACATCCAAGTAGAGCGTCTTGATGTATCACAGGCTTTACAAGATGCAGAACGTAATATGCGTGACCAAAGCTTCTTTAATAACTTCTTTAAACAGCAAAATCAGGAGCAAGAAGCTCAAAAAGATGAAGAAAATGATGATAAAAAGTCATTTAGTGAGTTTTTAAATGAGGAGGTGTAA
- a CDS encoding MotE family protein: MAKKQVENVNAEELDDKKPGFFQKFFMLFIIPLLFIVTLVLIVSYFTNTNVFQFADSMKEKIPFLDKKEEGTSENPSMTGERIVTLQAELQEKEAKIEQLQAEIDASKEANNELLIEQEKLQFEIQKLQREQEDIKKDFQEILSTYEKMSAKVAAPILIEMNDEEALRIMSNLKPDILSAIFSKMPPADAARYTELLAQQ; the protein is encoded by the coding sequence ATGGCGAAAAAACAAGTTGAAAATGTAAATGCAGAAGAGCTTGATGACAAGAAGCCGGGGTTTTTTCAAAAATTCTTTATGCTGTTTATTATCCCATTATTATTTATCGTTACACTTGTGTTAATTGTAAGTTATTTTACAAATACAAACGTGTTTCAATTTGCAGATAGTATGAAAGAAAAAATCCCATTCCTTGACAAAAAAGAAGAGGGAACTTCAGAAAACCCATCGATGACAGGGGAAAGAATCGTTACATTACAAGCGGAGCTTCAAGAAAAAGAAGCGAAGATTGAGCAATTACAAGCTGAAATTGATGCCTCAAAAGAAGCAAATAATGAATTACTTATAGAGCAAGAGAAATTACAATTTGAAATCCAGAAACTACAACGTGAACAAGAAGACATAAAAAAAGATTTCCAAGAAATTTTATCTACTTATGAGAAAATGTCTGCAAAAGTAGCAGCGCCTATTTTGATTGAAATGAATGATGAAGAGGCACTTCGCATTATGTCGAATTTAAAGCCTGACATTCTTTCAGCTATTTTTTCAAAAATGCCACCAGCGGATGCGGCACGTTATACAGAATTGCTAGCACAACAGTAA
- the fliJ gene encoding flagellar export protein FliJ yields MMQYTYRFEKILVVREQEKNESEIAYKESVRVFEEIATKLYDLLKKKEDLLVYQQERLSIGASIDEISHYANFIDSMEKTIADVQQKVVQARSKMNWHEQKLLEKNLEVRKFEKMREKDFDAFREEQNRIEAKQLDELSSLAYNKREIR; encoded by the coding sequence ATAATGCAATACACATATCGGTTTGAAAAAATATTAGTTGTGCGTGAGCAAGAGAAAAATGAATCTGAAATCGCTTATAAAGAGTCTGTACGTGTTTTTGAGGAAATTGCTACAAAGCTCTATGACTTATTAAAAAAGAAAGAAGATTTACTAGTCTACCAACAAGAGCGCTTATCTATAGGTGCTTCTATTGATGAAATTAGTCATTATGCTAATTTCATAGATAGTATGGAAAAGACAATTGCAGATGTTCAACAAAAGGTTGTACAAGCCCGTTCGAAAATGAATTGGCATGAACAAAAGCTGTTGGAAAAAAACTTAGAGGTTCGCAAGTTTGAAAAAATGCGTGAAAAAGACTTCGATGCCTTTAGAGAAGAGCAAAATCGCATTGAAGCAAAGCAATTAGATGAACTATCATCGCTTGCATATAACAAAAGAGAAATCAGGTGA
- the fliI gene encoding flagellar protein export ATPase FliI — protein MKATQLIEQIPNLNTFKKFGRVTRVVGLMIESRGPESSIGDVCKIHVQTVQHGQQTILAEVVGFRDEIVVLMPFSSLREISIGCLVEGTGKPLEVKVGPELIGKILDSMGNPYDGYTLPKGLVSVQTERQPPNPMTRPPISEQMEVGVKAIDGMLTIGTGQRVGIFAGSGVGKSTLLGMIARNTKADLNVIALVGERGREVREFIERDLGPEGLSRSIVVAATSDQPALMRIKAAFTATAIAEYFRDRGMNVMLMMDSVTRVAMAQREVGLAVGEPPATRGYTPSVFAILPSLLERTGTNLKGSITAFYTVLVDGDDMNEPIADTVRGILDGHIVLDRTLANKGQYPAINVLKSVSRLMNHIAAPEHVKAAERLRELYYTYDKSEDLINIGAYKRGTSREIDEAIQYEPLITAYLKQGYKDYVSIEQAVNELITLANGGVSS, from the coding sequence ATGAAAGCGACTCAATTAATTGAACAAATACCAAACCTTAATACTTTTAAGAAATTTGGACGCGTCACGAGAGTAGTAGGCTTAATGATTGAGTCACGGGGTCCTGAAAGTTCAATAGGAGATGTATGTAAAATACATGTGCAAACGGTGCAGCATGGACAGCAAACAATACTTGCTGAAGTGGTAGGCTTCAGAGATGAGATTGTTGTCTTGATGCCATTCTCCTCATTGCGTGAAATTTCAATTGGCTGTTTAGTCGAAGGAACTGGAAAGCCGCTAGAAGTAAAGGTTGGTCCTGAGCTAATTGGAAAAATACTCGATTCAATGGGCAATCCATATGATGGCTATACATTACCAAAAGGTCTTGTGTCTGTACAAACAGAGCGACAACCTCCTAACCCGATGACACGTCCACCTATTAGTGAACAAATGGAAGTTGGCGTAAAGGCGATTGATGGGATGCTGACAATTGGTACAGGACAAAGGGTTGGTATTTTCGCTGGTTCAGGTGTCGGAAAAAGTACGCTACTTGGGATGATTGCTCGTAACACAAAGGCTGATTTAAATGTCATTGCACTAGTAGGTGAGCGGGGTCGAGAAGTTCGAGAGTTTATCGAACGAGATTTAGGACCAGAAGGTTTAAGTCGTTCGATAGTTGTTGCAGCAACGAGTGATCAACCGGCTTTAATGCGTATTAAAGCCGCATTTACTGCAACAGCAATAGCGGAATATTTCCGAGATCGCGGAATGAATGTCATGTTAATGATGGATTCTGTAACACGTGTTGCAATGGCACAGCGGGAGGTAGGTTTAGCCGTTGGTGAACCACCAGCAACGCGAGGCTATACGCCTTCTGTATTTGCCATTCTCCCTTCATTGTTAGAACGTACAGGAACGAATTTAAAAGGGTCTATCACAGCCTTTTATACGGTGCTAGTAGATGGGGATGACATGAATGAGCCGATTGCAGATACTGTACGTGGTATTTTAGATGGACATATCGTTTTAGATCGAACTTTAGCGAATAAAGGGCAGTACCCAGCTATTAACGTCTTGAAAAGTGTCAGTCGTTTAATGAATCATATTGCAGCACCTGAACATGTAAAAGCAGCAGAACGCTTACGAGAGTTGTATTATACGTATGACAAATCTGAGGATTTGATTAACATTGGTGCATATAAGCGAGGTACATCGCGCGAAATTGATGAAGCGATTCAATATGAGCCGCTAATTACAGCATATTTAAAGCAAGGCTACAAAGACTACGTATCTATCGAGCAAGCTGTCAATGAATTAATTACTCTAGCAAATGGTGGTGTATCATCATAA